Proteins from one Bartonella sp. HY328 genomic window:
- a CDS encoding MFS transporter: MQQTQDQQHSIPKRDVAAVVLGNAIEYFDFILYATFTVIISEAFFPFKNGFWSLFSTVLTFSVGFIARPLGAIFIGQYADRAGRKAAMLLTMVLMAIGTGGMVILPDYAKIGIFAPILLVFIRLIQGLAWGGEAGPSITFMMEAAPANRRAFFTSWQIVAQGCAAIIAGLFGFFLAKYLTPQQLASWGWRIPFAIGLIILPLGLLMRRHLKETYHAPKSIASVSSQELIISAWVKYRRMIILGILVLSGATITQYFLNYMTTYALTELKLTADYAMVSTIVMGIAMVSFGLIGGLCADRFGRKKTIIIPRLILLFLLFPGLYIANLYSNVFVFYGVIIVFTALQNISGAGLVVLLCESFPQYIRASGFSMTYALGIAIFGGTAQPIFTLILQYSENPLSPAYYLIITNIICIVATVLFTEHKISKR, from the coding sequence ATGCAGCAAACACAGGATCAACAACACTCAATTCCAAAGCGTGATGTCGCTGCCGTTGTTCTTGGCAATGCTATCGAATATTTTGATTTTATTCTTTATGCAACATTTACAGTCATCATCTCTGAAGCGTTTTTTCCATTTAAAAACGGTTTTTGGAGCTTGTTCAGTACAGTATTAACCTTTTCTGTTGGTTTTATTGCCCGTCCTTTGGGAGCTATTTTTATTGGTCAATATGCAGATAGAGCCGGACGAAAAGCCGCTATGTTGCTAACCATGGTGCTTATGGCCATTGGTACTGGTGGCATGGTTATATTACCAGATTATGCTAAAATTGGAATTTTTGCACCCATTTTATTGGTTTTTATCCGCTTGATTCAAGGGCTTGCTTGGGGCGGCGAAGCAGGACCGTCAATCACTTTCATGATGGAGGCAGCACCAGCTAATAGGCGGGCGTTTTTTACCAGTTGGCAAATTGTGGCGCAAGGCTGTGCAGCAATCATTGCTGGTTTGTTTGGCTTTTTTCTTGCTAAATATCTCACCCCTCAACAATTAGCAAGCTGGGGGTGGCGCATTCCCTTTGCTATCGGTTTGATTATTTTACCACTTGGTCTATTGATGCGGCGGCATTTAAAAGAAACCTATCATGCCCCCAAATCTATAGCTTCAGTGTCATCTCAAGAACTTATCATTAGTGCTTGGGTTAAATATCGGCGAATGATTATTTTAGGCATACTTGTCCTTTCAGGCGCAACCATTACTCAATATTTTTTAAATTATATGACCACTTATGCTTTAACCGAGCTTAAATTGACGGCCGATTATGCTATGGTATCGACGATTGTCATGGGCATAGCTATGGTTTCCTTTGGTTTAATTGGTGGTTTATGTGCCGACAGGTTTGGTCGCAAAAAGACAATCATCATTCCGCGCCTTATTCTACTGTTTTTACTGTTTCCGGGGCTTTATATTGCAAATCTTTATAGCAATGTTTTTGTATTCTATGGCGTGATTATCGTCTTCACCGCTTTGCAAAATATAAGCGGTGCTGGGTTGGTTGTATTGCTTTGTGAGAGTTTTCCGCAATATATAAGGGCAAGTGGTTTTTCTATGACTTATGCTTTGGGAATTGCCATTTTTGGAGGAACAGCGCAGCCGATCTTCACTCTTATTTTGCAATATAGTGAAAATCCCTTGTCACCTGCTTATTATCTTATCATCACCA
- a CDS encoding invasion associated locus B family protein, which produces MKFNFLSAISAICVAMFAVPAVAQDANQGLVRNPPAAGGNSGAPSSPPEQFGDWVYRCTDVKVSDQFTKNCEVLQIRQAKQGENIANVLIMAIAQVNGEKPGDKPVLMLTTVVPLNVFLLEGILFTVEKQNVMQLPFRYCNQQGCWAQVLLDEKTLATFKKGNEGKARFMVMNGQAADVQFSLKGLTKALERLQSGKK; this is translated from the coding sequence ATGAAGTTTAATTTCCTCAGCGCTATTAGTGCAATTTGTGTGGCGATGTTTGCTGTACCTGCTGTTGCACAAGATGCAAATCAAGGTCTAGTTCGCAATCCGCCTGCAGCAGGAGGTAATAGCGGGGCTCCGAGTAGTCCGCCTGAGCAATTTGGCGATTGGGTTTATCGGTGTACTGACGTTAAGGTTAGCGATCAATTTACAAAAAATTGTGAAGTTTTACAAATACGCCAAGCAAAACAAGGTGAAAATATTGCCAATGTTTTAATCATGGCCATTGCGCAAGTGAATGGTGAAAAGCCAGGTGACAAACCAGTGCTTATGTTGACCACCGTAGTGCCGCTTAATGTGTTCTTACTCGAAGGTATTCTATTCACTGTTGAAAAACAAAATGTTATGCAGTTGCCTTTCCGTTATTGCAACCAACAAGGTTGCTGGGCGCAGGTGCTTTTGGATGAAAAGACCCTTGCCACATTTAAAAAAGGCAATGAGGGTAAAGCTCGCTTCATGGTTATGAACGGTCAAGCTGCCGATGTGCAGTTTTCACTTAAGGGTTTAACCAAAGCGCTTGAAAGACTGCAATCAGGCAAGAAATAG
- the mgtE gene encoding magnesium transporter: MSEANPNRADNREFPAVDIYDEDGVISGQFLEAVENAVLENNALFLDENVASLHPSELGHLIDALEPAQRPELIIQLGESFDFTALTEVDDAVRLEIMEALPTEQIVEGVQDIDSDDAVYLLEDLDDEDRQEILAKLPFTEQVSLRRSLDFPEESAGRRMQTEFVAVPPFWTIGQVIDYMREEQNLPDHFSQIFVIDATFKLMGSLDLDRLLRTQRPVRVDDVMHEARHVIPATMDQEEAAQIFGQYDLLSAAVVDENERLLGVLTIDDVVDVIQQEAEEDLMRMGGVGDEELSDSVLSTAKSRLPWLSVNLLTALASASIISIFDGTIKEMVALAALMPIVASMGGNAATQTMTVTVRAVATKDIDIYNAARVIRRELTIGLLNGTLFALLIGTAAGLHYWSVDLGCIIAAAMVINMLAAALGGILTPLLLNRFGADPAIASSVFVTMITDVVGFFSFLGLATWWFGLW; this comes from the coding sequence ATGAGCGAAGCAAATCCAAATAGAGCAGACAATCGCGAATTCCCAGCGGTTGATATTTACGATGAAGACGGCGTTATTTCAGGACAATTTTTGGAAGCTGTAGAAAATGCTGTTTTAGAAAATAATGCACTTTTTTTGGACGAAAATGTCGCCTCGCTTCACCCCTCTGAACTTGGTCATCTTATTGATGCGTTAGAGCCAGCGCAACGCCCCGAGCTTATCATACAGCTTGGTGAAAGCTTTGACTTTACCGCGCTTACCGAGGTTGATGATGCGGTACGCCTTGAAATTATGGAAGCACTACCGACTGAGCAAATTGTCGAAGGTGTGCAAGATATTGATTCCGATGATGCGGTGTATCTGCTTGAAGATCTTGATGATGAAGACCGGCAAGAAATTCTTGCTAAACTCCCTTTTACAGAACAAGTGAGCCTTCGTCGTTCGCTTGATTTTCCTGAGGAAAGTGCGGGCCGGCGCATGCAAACGGAATTTGTTGCAGTGCCGCCATTTTGGACCATTGGCCAAGTTATTGACTATATGCGTGAAGAGCAGAATTTGCCGGATCATTTTTCGCAAATATTTGTGATCGACGCAACATTTAAGCTTATGGGTAGCCTTGATCTTGACCGCCTCTTGCGCACCCAAAGGCCCGTGCGTGTTGATGATGTGATGCATGAAGCACGCCATGTCATTCCAGCGACGATGGATCAGGAAGAAGCCGCGCAGATTTTTGGCCAATATGACTTGCTATCGGCTGCAGTAGTTGACGAAAATGAGCGCTTGCTTGGTGTTTTAACCATTGATGATGTGGTCGATGTTATCCAGCAGGAAGCTGAAGAAGATTTGATGCGCATGGGCGGTGTTGGTGATGAAGAACTCTCAGACAGCGTTTTATCTACCGCTAAATCGCGCTTACCTTGGCTATCAGTCAATTTGCTTACAGCTCTCGCATCAGCCTCTATTATTAGTATTTTTGATGGTACCATTAAAGAAATGGTGGCACTTGCTGCCCTTATGCCGATTGTTGCCTCTATGGGCGGCAATGCTGCCACCCAAACTATGACGGTAACGGTACGCGCCGTTGCGACGAAAGACATTGATATCTATAACGCTGCCCGTGTTATTCGCCGCGAATTGACGATAGGACTGTTAAACGGCACGCTTTTTGCTTTACTAATTGGCACTGCCGCTGGTTTGCATTACTGGTCAGTAGACCTTGGCTGTATTATTGCGGCTGCAATGGTGATCAATATGCTTGCTGCGGCATTAGGCGGTATTTTAACTCCGCTATTGTTAAACCGCTTTGGCGCAGATCCTGCCATTGCCTCATCGGTATTTGTCACCATGATTACCGACGTTGTTGGTTTTTTTTCGTTCCTCGGACTTGCAACTTGGTGGTTTGGTCTTTGGTAA
- a CDS encoding MerR family transcriptional regulator — translation MIREFYTIKDLTKEFNITPRTLRYYEDEGLIQPIRQGRMRLYSQLDHNRITAILRARRLNFSLEEIQQLLHINDHPSQDGQTLRHILDHINTQRQKLKQMRQDINDQLDELERLEDRSFERLAELGVMR, via the coding sequence ATGATACGCGAGTTTTACACGATTAAAGATCTTACCAAGGAATTTAACATTACCCCAAGGACACTGCGTTATTATGAGGATGAAGGCCTTATCCAACCGATAAGGCAAGGCCGCATGCGCCTTTATTCTCAATTAGATCATAATAGAATTACCGCAATTTTACGTGCGAGACGACTTAATTTTTCGTTGGAAGAAATTCAACAATTATTGCACATAAACGACCACCCCTCGCAAGATGGCCAAACATTGCGGCACATTCTTGACCATATCAATACTCAACGCCAAAAGCTAAAACAAATGCGCCAAGATATTAATGATCAATTAGATGAACTTGAGCGCCTTGAAGATCGCTCATTTGAACGTTTGGCCGAACTTGGCGTAATGCGGTAA
- a CDS encoding heparan-alpha-glucosaminide N-acetyltransferase produces the protein MVKTSAVNNTPQKRLRLEKLDILRAIALIGMVVFHFSWDLAYFGYISADAIANGWLVDLARIVASSFLFLSGFSLYLAHGNAIKWHAFTRRFIVIILAAGLVSLATFYIMPDNFIYFGILHEIALTSFIGLLFLRMSWLINVIVAVAVFYAPHFLPPVYGNAFLWLGLNPAPPSTFDYVPFFPWFSAGLLGLTLAQLTDKLNVLSLLQAGIKPNFLNRLLQWFGRHTLLIYLIHQPILMAAFFAYSSIIPLREPTIAEIRSAQETACLKDFDGPQEQAVKFCSCAYDELDKQGLLEDLVHGLIGIDDDRIQAIRKTCLFGDDVLEKPAQNAN, from the coding sequence ATGGTAAAAACAAGCGCGGTCAATAATACCCCACAAAAACGATTACGGCTAGAAAAGCTTGATATATTGCGCGCTATTGCGTTAATCGGCATGGTGGTGTTCCATTTTAGCTGGGATCTTGCTTATTTTGGTTATATTTCCGCTGATGCAATAGCTAATGGCTGGTTAGTTGATCTTGCGCGTATTGTGGCCAGTAGCTTTTTGTTTTTAAGTGGCTTTAGCCTCTATCTTGCTCATGGTAACGCAATAAAATGGCACGCATTTACGCGGCGATTTATTGTTATTATTCTGGCGGCAGGTCTAGTCAGCTTAGCTACCTTTTATATTATGCCTGATAATTTTATTTATTTTGGTATTCTACATGAAATTGCCTTAACCAGCTTTATTGGCTTGTTGTTTTTGCGTATGTCTTGGCTAATTAATGTAATTGTTGCAGTAGCCGTTTTTTATGCGCCACATTTTTTACCGCCTGTCTATGGAAATGCATTTTTATGGCTAGGATTAAATCCGGCGCCACCATCAACATTTGATTATGTACCATTTTTCCCATGGTTTTCCGCTGGCTTGCTAGGCTTAACCCTTGCGCAATTAACGGATAAGTTAAATGTTTTGTCGCTTTTGCAGGCTGGTATCAAACCAAATTTTTTAAACCGGTTGTTACAATGGTTTGGCCGCCATACGCTTCTTATCTATCTTATTCATCAACCTATTTTAATGGCGGCATTTTTCGCATATTCGAGTATTATTCCGTTACGCGAGCCAACAATTGCTGAGATAAGAAGTGCGCAAGAAACTGCTTGTCTTAAGGATTTTGACGGGCCGCAAGAACAAGCAGTAAAATTTTGTAGCTGCGCTTATGATGAGCTTGATAAGCAGGGGCTTTTGGAAGATTTGGTACATGGGCTTATCGGCATAGATGATGATCGCATTCAAGCTATTCGTAAAACTTGCCTCTTTGGCGATGATGTATTGGAAAAACCTGCGCAGAATGCAAATTAA